One genomic window of Streptomyces sp. WP-1 includes the following:
- a CDS encoding LamG domain-containing protein produces the protein MRPPIRTGRRRAVPAGRLALFATALSLLAALPTLPAVADDTAPAPSDPLLAARSEALSTGQTVPVDALTTEVSTTKALPDGTFTSTTSALPTRVYKDGAWTPVDATLAADGHGGYTPKATPNGVTLSGGGTGPLVTLTHADGPSMGLTLPFRLPAPTVSDDTALYPSVLPGVDLSVSVTDQGGFSDVLVVHDAEAAASPQLRQLKLAVDTHDLTLATTDSDSMEATSTDGDLAYTSPQPLMWDSSSTPAKLGGPVADMTSSVDGPGPEADTEPVAMTATSKAVTLTPDAGMLTDPDTTYPVYIDPYTNPVDSDAGHYTEVYSSSTCDNSPQYDKAQTNGQGAGYQRWGGACGVGVERSYWAINTGGLHSSFVVNDAYVQISTTFAASYNCSQNQPLTLHTTNAISSSTDWLSRPGVHDTAFAPATDTVPSGANSGSSCSNSTATFHVKTQAQKIADKDGNGYDADGTFGDGANTWTIGLYGNESESSSNDDYLRLSTTLTLTTKFDIPPGTPTGLHITPAAAGATAACATSGAGWIGATTYSDAGSNVTLHATVTSQMHGENVKAHYYVWDRTIDPDGDGNGAAVSSPDSGWLASGTDAAMKVGATLKDGHQYGWDVYAEDDSTQGLTSGKSDHCWFSTDFTAPLTPDITGNAAFPPVGTARQGDPVYAGPGKTTDFTVAGADAPSSDDSCNPGACKSSGMKSFLWQLDSPPTGADGRSAAITGTDSQGRSTAAIPVPIQDWGVHTLYVAGVDKAGNISTSPAGYTFTVPWNPATKVKAGDITGDGVPDLLAATKTGDLDLVPGNQDPAQSVAPVHSDPVTGTPPDVTGPVTVSTKEDSPDGTGWNNYIVAHRGNLHGANGDDLWAYNKASKYLYLVKNDLDPADDAAFPRAPLSTLGGFTGGRSDGVVKAPCALSDIVADDTRCRSTDYNSTTWNISQLIAPGNVFGNPDGYPAVITVENKELWIYQSDGGDHLKNPILLGDGDWTTQTLIAAGTFQNKPVLWSRDNATGQLYSYPITVDPATLVPALLHPTVRTSLGLTLSPTLYPFVASPGDVNSPVRAGDINPGALDGNPDLYAVGPFGQLVEYNYRQSPDQTSPPAYGFGSPVSLGSVTDTATHWWKLAEGSGTTTADSTGTLNATLSGGYSWTSDTTHGNAVTLNGTTGYGSTTGPAVDTSKSFTVSAWVKLTSLGANGTFLSQNGTTNNGFQLYYSSGAQSWAFGRHSTDADGAVWRATYGGKPVAGRWTHLVGIYDATAKEIRLYVDGKLVGTQDWTYTPWNATGPVQIGRKLASGTYGEFTNGAINDVRICPTALPPADAASSGDLPKVTQLD, from the coding sequence TTGAGACCACCGATACGCACCGGCCGAAGACGCGCCGTACCGGCCGGCAGACTGGCCCTGTTCGCCACGGCACTGAGCCTGCTGGCGGCCCTCCCGACGCTACCGGCCGTCGCCGACGACACCGCGCCCGCCCCGTCCGACCCGCTGCTGGCGGCCCGGTCCGAGGCTCTCTCCACCGGACAGACCGTCCCGGTCGACGCGCTGACCACCGAGGTCTCCACCACCAAAGCCCTGCCGGACGGCACCTTCACCAGCACCACCAGCGCCCTGCCCACCCGGGTCTACAAGGACGGCGCCTGGACCCCGGTGGACGCCACCCTGGCCGCCGACGGCCATGGCGGCTACACACCCAAGGCCACCCCGAACGGCGTCACCCTCTCAGGCGGTGGCACCGGCCCCCTGGTGACCCTCACCCACGCCGACGGACCCAGCATGGGCCTGACCCTGCCTTTCCGCCTGCCCGCGCCGACCGTCAGCGACGACACCGCCCTGTACCCCTCGGTGCTGCCCGGCGTCGACCTGTCGGTGTCCGTCACCGACCAGGGCGGCTTCAGCGATGTCCTGGTCGTCCATGACGCGGAAGCCGCCGCCAGCCCCCAGTTGCGGCAACTCAAGCTGGCCGTGGACACCCACGACCTCACGCTGGCCACTACCGACTCCGACAGCATGGAGGCGACGTCCACCGACGGCGACCTCGCCTACACCAGCCCCCAGCCGCTGATGTGGGACTCCTCCTCCACTCCCGCCAAGCTCGGCGGGCCGGTGGCCGACATGACGTCCTCCGTGGACGGCCCCGGTCCGGAGGCCGACACCGAGCCGGTCGCCATGACCGCCACCAGCAAGGCCGTGACGCTGACCCCGGACGCCGGCATGCTGACCGACCCGGACACCACCTATCCGGTGTACATCGACCCCTATACCAACCCGGTCGACTCCGACGCCGGCCACTACACCGAGGTCTACTCAAGCTCCACCTGCGACAACTCCCCGCAGTACGACAAGGCGCAGACCAACGGACAGGGCGCCGGCTACCAGCGCTGGGGCGGCGCTTGCGGCGTCGGCGTGGAACGCTCCTACTGGGCGATCAACACCGGAGGACTGCACTCCTCGTTCGTCGTCAACGACGCCTATGTGCAGATCTCCACCACCTTCGCGGCGAGCTACAACTGCAGCCAGAACCAGCCCCTGACGCTGCACACCACCAACGCGATCAGCTCGAGCACCGACTGGCTGTCACGGCCCGGCGTGCACGACACCGCCTTCGCACCGGCGACCGACACGGTGCCCAGCGGCGCCAACTCCGGCAGCTCGTGCAGCAACAGCACCGCCACCTTCCATGTGAAGACCCAGGCGCAGAAGATCGCCGACAAGGACGGCAACGGCTACGACGCCGACGGCACCTTCGGCGACGGCGCCAACACCTGGACCATCGGCCTGTACGGCAACGAGTCCGAGTCCTCGAGCAACGACGACTACCTGCGCCTGTCGACCACGCTGACCCTCACCACCAAGTTCGACATCCCGCCCGGCACCCCCACCGGCCTGCACATCACCCCGGCCGCCGCCGGTGCCACGGCCGCCTGCGCCACCAGCGGCGCGGGCTGGATCGGCGCCACCACCTACTCCGACGCCGGCAGCAATGTCACCCTGCACGCCACTGTCACCAGCCAGATGCACGGCGAGAACGTCAAAGCGCACTACTACGTCTGGGACCGCACCATCGACCCCGACGGCGACGGCAACGGCGCCGCCGTCTCCAGCCCGGACAGCGGCTGGCTGGCCTCCGGCACCGACGCCGCGATGAAGGTCGGCGCCACCCTGAAGGACGGCCACCAGTACGGCTGGGACGTCTACGCCGAGGACGACTCCACCCAAGGACTGACCTCGGGCAAGTCCGACCACTGCTGGTTCTCCACCGACTTCACCGCGCCGCTCACCCCTGACATCACCGGCAACGCCGCCTTCCCGCCGGTGGGGACCGCCCGCCAGGGCGACCCCGTCTACGCGGGCCCCGGCAAGACCACCGACTTCACCGTGGCCGGCGCCGACGCCCCCTCCAGCGACGACAGCTGCAACCCCGGCGCCTGTAAGTCCAGCGGCATGAAGTCCTTCCTGTGGCAGCTCGACTCGCCGCCCACCGGCGCCGACGGCCGGAGCGCCGCGATCACCGGCACCGACAGCCAGGGCCGCTCCACCGCCGCCATCCCCGTCCCAATCCAGGACTGGGGCGTGCACACCCTGTACGTGGCCGGCGTGGACAAGGCCGGCAACATCTCCACCAGCCCGGCCGGCTACACCTTCACCGTCCCGTGGAACCCCGCCACTAAGGTCAAGGCGGGCGACATCACCGGCGACGGCGTGCCCGACCTCCTCGCCGCCACCAAGACCGGCGACCTCGACCTCGTCCCCGGCAACCAGGACCCCGCGCAGTCCGTGGCACCGGTGCACAGCGACCCGGTCACCGGAACCCCGCCGGACGTCACCGGCCCTGTCACCGTCTCCACCAAGGAGGACTCCCCCGACGGCACCGGCTGGAACAACTACATCGTCGCCCACCGCGGCAACCTGCACGGCGCCAACGGCGACGACCTGTGGGCGTACAACAAGGCCAGCAAGTACCTCTACCTCGTCAAGAACGACCTCGACCCCGCCGACGACGCAGCCTTCCCCCGTGCCCCCTTGTCCACCCTCGGCGGCTTCACCGGCGGTCGCTCCGACGGTGTGGTCAAGGCTCCCTGCGCGCTGTCCGACATCGTCGCCGACGACACTCGCTGCCGCAGCACCGACTACAACAGCACGACCTGGAACATCAGCCAGCTCATCGCACCGGGCAATGTCTTCGGCAACCCCGACGGCTATCCCGCCGTCATCACCGTCGAGAACAAGGAACTCTGGATCTACCAGTCCGACGGCGGCGACCACCTGAAGAACCCGATCCTGCTCGGCGACGGCGACTGGACCACCCAGACCCTCATCGCCGCGGGCACCTTCCAGAACAAGCCCGTCCTGTGGTCCCGCGACAACGCCACCGGCCAGCTCTACAGTTACCCGATCACCGTTGACCCGGCCACGCTGGTCCCGGCCCTGCTCCATCCCACCGTGCGCACCAGCCTCGGCCTCACCCTGTCGCCGACCCTCTACCCCTTCGTCGCCTCTCCCGGTGACGTCAACAGCCCCGTCCGAGCCGGCGACATCAACCCCGGCGCCCTGGACGGCAACCCCGACCTCTACGCCGTCGGCCCCTTCGGCCAGCTCGTCGAGTACAACTACCGCCAGAGCCCGGACCAGACCTCGCCGCCCGCCTACGGCTTCGGCTCACCGGTCTCGCTGGGTTCGGTCACCGACACCGCGACCCACTGGTGGAAACTCGCCGAAGGCAGCGGCACCACCACCGCCGACAGCACCGGCACACTCAACGCCACCCTGTCCGGCGGCTACTCCTGGACCAGCGACACCACCCACGGCAACGCGGTGACCCTCAACGGCACCACCGGCTACGGCAGCACGACGGGTCCGGCCGTGGACACCTCCAAGAGCTTCACCGTCTCCGCCTGGGTCAAGCTCACCTCACTGGGCGCCAACGGCACCTTCCTCTCCCAGAACGGCACCACCAACAACGGCTTCCAGCTGTACTACTCCTCCGGAGCCCAGTCCTGGGCGTTCGGCCGCCACAGTACCGACGCCGACGGCGCCGTCTGGCGCGCGACCTACGGCGGCAAGCCCGTGGCCGGACGCTGGACCCACCTCGTCGGCATCTACGACGCCACCGCCAAGGAGATCCGCCTCTACGTCGACGGCAAACTCGTCGGCACCCAGGACTGGACCTACACCCCCTGGAACGCCACCGGCCCGGTCCAGATCGGCCGCAAACTCGCCTCCGGCACCTACGGCGAATTCACCAACGGCGCGATCAACGACGTCCGCATCTGTCCCACCGCCCTGCCTCCGGCGGACGCCGCTTCCAGCGGCGACCTGCCGAAGGTGACCCAGCTCGACTGA
- a CDS encoding FAD-dependent monooxygenase has translation MTTTQGTQYDVVVAGAGPVGLFLAGELKLGGAARVLVVERLTEVDETIKAGWINHPSVVALNRRGLLSELTAVREAVQERLRAFRDLKDGDGDGDGDGGDDNGGTTRRPGFAGHFAGITLDPELFDGSGPEWADADPAAGPGLVIPQAELERALGHWAERLGVEVRRGVELTGFTEDADGVVVQLDKQTVRADWLVGCDGGRSTVRRLAGFEFPGTAPEITGYQALVELSGAERLKTGWNTTDVGTYVHGPFPGRVLTVEFDSPPADRYAPVTAGELEASLRRVSGVPEVSVTGVRTATRFTDNARQATEYRRGRVLLAGDAAHVHSPFGGQGLNLGLGDALNLGWKLAAVVRGRAPESLLDTYTAERHPIGAWVLDWTRAQIALMRPDRHARALRRVVEDLAGSGAGTTYLVNRVSGVWQRYDLPGSHPLTGANAPDLPLSDGTRLGEHLHTGRPLLLDLAGSPALRALAAPYGGTLTVLTTTCPARPALRALLVRPDGFVAWAADTEDDERGGELTAALERWVGTPKAAVKTLTRE, from the coding sequence ATGACGACGACACAGGGCACGCAGTACGACGTGGTGGTGGCCGGCGCCGGCCCCGTGGGGCTCTTCCTCGCCGGTGAGCTGAAGCTCGGCGGGGCCGCACGGGTGCTGGTGGTGGAGCGGCTCACCGAGGTGGACGAGACGATCAAGGCGGGCTGGATCAACCACCCGAGCGTGGTCGCCCTGAACCGGCGGGGGCTGCTGTCCGAGCTGACGGCGGTGCGCGAGGCGGTGCAGGAACGGCTCCGGGCGTTCCGGGACCTCAAGGACGGCGACGGGGACGGCGACGGGGACGGGGGCGACGACAACGGCGGTACGACTCGACGCCCCGGGTTCGCCGGGCACTTCGCCGGGATCACGCTGGACCCCGAGCTGTTCGACGGTTCCGGCCCCGAGTGGGCGGACGCCGATCCCGCCGCCGGACCCGGACTCGTCATCCCGCAGGCCGAGTTGGAGCGGGCGCTGGGCCACTGGGCCGAGCGGCTCGGGGTGGAGGTGCGGCGGGGCGTGGAGCTGACCGGCTTCACGGAGGACGCGGACGGGGTCGTCGTACAGCTCGACAAACAGACCGTGCGCGCGGACTGGCTGGTCGGCTGCGACGGCGGGCGGAGCACGGTGCGCAGGCTGGCCGGGTTCGAGTTCCCGGGCACGGCACCGGAGATCACCGGCTACCAGGCGCTGGTCGAACTCAGCGGCGCCGAGCGGCTGAAGACGGGCTGGAACACGACGGACGTGGGCACGTACGTGCACGGGCCGTTCCCCGGACGCGTCCTCACCGTCGAGTTCGACAGCCCGCCGGCCGACCGGTACGCGCCCGTCACCGCCGGGGAGTTGGAGGCGAGCCTGCGCCGGGTCTCGGGCGTACCGGAGGTGAGCGTCACCGGGGTGCGCACGGCGACCCGGTTCACGGACAACGCCCGGCAGGCCACCGAGTACCGCAGGGGCCGGGTGCTGCTCGCGGGCGACGCGGCGCATGTGCACTCGCCGTTCGGCGGGCAAGGGCTCAACCTCGGTCTCGGGGACGCGCTGAACCTCGGCTGGAAGCTCGCCGCGGTCGTCCGGGGCCGGGCGCCCGAGTCGCTGCTGGACACCTACACCGCCGAACGGCATCCGATCGGCGCCTGGGTGCTCGACTGGACCCGCGCCCAGATCGCGCTGATGCGCCCGGACCGGCACGCCCGCGCGCTGCGCCGGGTGGTCGAGGACCTCGCGGGCAGCGGCGCCGGCACGACCTACCTGGTGAACCGTGTCTCCGGTGTCTGGCAGCGCTACGACCTGCCCGGCAGCCACCCGCTGACCGGCGCGAACGCCCCCGACCTCCCGCTGTCCGACGGCACCCGCCTGGGCGAGCACCTGCACACCGGCCGCCCCCTCCTCCTCGACCTCGCCGGCTCCCCCGCCCTGCGCGCCCTGGCCGCCCCCTACGGCGGGACCCTGACCGTCCTCACCACCACCTGCCCGGCCAGGCCCGCCCTCAGGGCCCTCCTGGTCCGCCCGGACGGCTTCGTGGCCTGGGCGGCGGACACGGAGGACGACGAGCGGGGCGGCGAACTCACCGCGGCCCTGGAACGCTGGGTCGGAACGCCGAAGGCCGCCGTGAAGACGCTCACGCGGGAATGA
- a CDS encoding AraC family transcriptional regulator gives MTEAVSAEAVSACGPEQARWRRARLGHGGPPLDLLTASFRRHTYAPHAHDEYTIGVCVGGYEVIDYRGGHIRTGAGTIVVLDPGEMHTGGPGNATDGYAYRALYAAPSLLGEGATGGAPHFPEPLLDDPELALALARAHAELSSCPDPLEAESRVPWLLTALARRHSAARPLPDRVPGAAGIARTVRDRLADELTAPPVLASLAADLGLSRYQLLRAFRTETGIPPYAWLAQYRVGRARVLLEAGLRPAEVAGLVGFADQAHLTRWFRRVLGVTPAVYRNSVQDTR, from the coding sequence ATGACCGAAGCGGTGAGTGCGGAAGCAGTGAGTGCGTGCGGGCCCGAACAGGCCCGGTGGCGACGGGCCCGACTCGGCCACGGGGGACCGCCCCTCGACCTGCTCACCGCGAGCTTCCGGCGGCACACCTACGCCCCGCACGCCCATGACGAGTACACGATCGGCGTCTGCGTCGGCGGGTACGAGGTGATCGACTACCGGGGCGGCCACATACGCACCGGGGCCGGGACGATCGTCGTACTGGACCCCGGTGAGATGCACACCGGTGGGCCCGGCAACGCCACCGACGGGTACGCCTACCGCGCGCTGTACGCCGCGCCGTCCCTGCTGGGGGAGGGCGCCACCGGGGGCGCCCCGCACTTTCCCGAACCCCTGCTGGACGACCCCGAGCTGGCCCTGGCACTGGCCCGCGCGCACGCCGAACTCAGCTCCTGCCCGGACCCGTTGGAGGCCGAGTCCCGGGTGCCCTGGCTGCTCACCGCGCTCGCCCGGCGGCACTCCGCCGCCCGGCCGCTCCCCGACCGCGTGCCCGGTGCGGCCGGCATCGCGCGGACGGTCCGCGACCGGCTCGCCGACGAGCTGACCGCCCCGCCGGTGCTCGCCTCGCTCGCCGCCGACCTGGGCCTTTCCCGGTACCAGCTGCTGCGGGCCTTCCGTACGGAGACGGGCATCCCGCCGTACGCCTGGCTCGCCCAGTACCGGGTGGGCAGGGCGCGGGTGCTGCTGGAGGCGGGGCTGCGGCCGGCGGAGGTGGCGGGCCTGGTCGGCTTCGCGGACCAGGCGCATCTGACCCGCTGGTTCCGCAGGGTGCTCGGGGTGACCCCGGCGGTGTACCGCAACAGCGTTCAAGACACCCGCTGA
- a CDS encoding TetR/AcrR family transcriptional regulator, with product MNDELSDAPAGGPDGENVLPLRERKKRATRRRISDIATELFRARGFDAVTVAEVARAAEVSAMTVFNYFPRKEDLLLDRIPEAADLFATAVRERAPDEAPLAALRRLALRLADERHPLSAVGENYVPFWRIVIGSPALRARAREGVEEVETALAAALADAGTPDPDLLAALAVAAYRTVFVTTARRLLAGEPVAPVAEDHRARLERAFTALERAGLGARPAR from the coding sequence ATGAACGATGAGCTGAGCGACGCCCCGGCGGGCGGCCCGGACGGCGAGAACGTGCTTCCGCTGCGGGAACGCAAGAAGCGCGCGACGCGTCGGCGGATCTCCGACATCGCGACGGAACTGTTCCGCGCGCGCGGCTTCGACGCGGTGACGGTCGCGGAGGTGGCCCGCGCGGCGGAGGTCTCCGCCATGACGGTCTTCAACTACTTCCCGCGCAAAGAGGACTTGCTCCTCGACCGCATCCCCGAGGCCGCCGACCTCTTCGCCACGGCCGTACGCGAACGCGCCCCGGACGAAGCCCCGTTGGCCGCCCTGCGCCGCCTGGCCCTCCGACTCGCGGACGAGCGGCACCCGTTGAGCGCCGTGGGGGAGAACTACGTCCCCTTCTGGCGCATCGTCATCGGCTCCCCGGCCCTGCGCGCCCGCGCCCGCGAGGGCGTCGAGGAGGTGGAGACGGCCCTCGCGGCGGCCCTCGCCGACGCCGGCACACCGGACCCGGACCTCCTCGCGGCCCTCGCCGTCGCCGCGTACCGCACGGTCTTCGTCACCACCGCACGCCGGCTCCTCGCCGGTGAACCGGTGGCACCGGTGGCCGAGGACCACCGGGCCCGCCTGGAGAGGGCGTTCACCGCGCTGGAACGGGCCGGGCTCGGCGCCCGGCCCGCCCGCTGA